One window from the genome of Echinicola vietnamensis DSM 17526 encodes:
- a CDS encoding ABC transporter ATP-binding protein — translation MAKKKKALEEHEKRKLNKKNLSKLIGIFNFVLPYKGIFIVGLIFLLFSSLTLLAFPYVAGKLIDVAQGKKWMFSNINTIALVLIGILFVQSVFSFFRVWLFALVSERSMRDIRLSLYSRLVNLPMSFFDKRRTGELISRITSDVSLLQDTFSVTLAELFRQIITLLAGTVFLFVTTPRLTLFMLATFPVLVIIAMVFGKFIRKLSKETQDELAAANVIVEETLQSISTVKSFAGEAYEAARYGKGLNKVVKVALKAAGFRGAFISFIIFALFGGIVAVMWYGAMMVSTGAMSIGDLVSFVLYTTFIGGSIAGLGDIYGQVQKAIGSSERVLEILDESPEESLADYQEVSIKGNVSFSDVSFNYPTRPEADVLKHINISIQSGEKIALAGHSGAGKSTIIQLLMKFYTINFGEITIDDKPIQNWNLKQLRSNIGIVPQEVLLFGGSIRENIAYAKPEATEQEIIEAAKKANAWQFIGKFPEGLDTLVGERGIKLSGGQRQRIAIARAILKNPSILILDEATSSLDAESEALVQEALDELMKNRTTIVIAHRLATIRKVDRIYVMKDGEIVEEGSHDDLAVQKGGFYANLVKLQFAE, via the coding sequence ATGGCAAAGAAGAAAAAAGCACTGGAAGAACACGAGAAAAGAAAGCTGAACAAAAAGAACCTTAGCAAGCTGATTGGCATATTCAATTTTGTCTTGCCGTACAAGGGGATTTTCATCGTAGGGCTTATTTTCCTGCTGTTTTCCAGCCTCACCTTGTTGGCCTTTCCGTATGTTGCCGGAAAGCTGATCGATGTGGCCCAAGGGAAAAAATGGATGTTTTCGAACATCAACACCATTGCGCTAGTGCTGATTGGGATTCTTTTTGTCCAAAGTGTATTTTCCTTTTTTCGGGTTTGGCTATTTGCTTTGGTAAGCGAACGCTCCATGCGGGATATCCGGCTTTCACTATATAGCCGACTGGTAAACCTTCCCATGAGTTTCTTTGACAAGCGCCGCACAGGGGAATTGATCAGCAGGATCACCTCTGATGTGAGTTTGCTCCAAGATACCTTTTCGGTCACCTTGGCGGAGCTGTTCAGACAGATCATCACCTTGCTGGCCGGGACCGTTTTTCTTTTTGTGACCACCCCTAGACTGACCTTGTTTATGCTGGCCACCTTCCCGGTTTTGGTGATCATTGCCATGGTTTTCGGCAAGTTTATCCGTAAACTCTCCAAGGAAACCCAAGACGAACTGGCCGCTGCCAATGTCATCGTGGAGGAAACCCTCCAATCCATCAGCACCGTGAAATCCTTTGCCGGAGAAGCTTATGAAGCTGCTCGATACGGAAAAGGCCTGAACAAAGTGGTAAAAGTAGCCCTCAAAGCCGCGGGATTTAGAGGCGCCTTTATCTCCTTTATCATCTTTGCCTTGTTTGGTGGGATCGTGGCGGTCATGTGGTACGGAGCCATGATGGTCAGCACGGGTGCCATGAGCATTGGGGATTTGGTGTCATTTGTTCTTTACACGACCTTTATCGGCGGATCTATCGCAGGACTGGGCGATATTTATGGCCAAGTACAAAAGGCCATCGGGTCCTCTGAACGGGTCCTCGAAATCCTCGACGAAAGTCCCGAAGAATCCTTAGCGGACTACCAAGAAGTATCCATCAAAGGAAACGTCTCCTTTTCTGATGTCAGCTTTAACTACCCTACCCGTCCGGAAGCCGATGTGCTGAAACATATCAACATATCCATCCAATCCGGTGAAAAAATCGCTTTGGCAGGACATTCCGGGGCTGGCAAATCCACCATCATCCAGCTGCTGATGAAGTTTTATACCATCAACTTCGGTGAAATCACCATTGATGATAAGCCTATCCAAAACTGGAACCTTAAGCAGCTGCGTTCCAATATCGGGATCGTGCCTCAGGAAGTGTTGCTCTTTGGGGGCAGCATCCGTGAGAATATCGCTTACGCCAAACCAGAAGCAACAGAGCAGGAAATCATCGAAGCTGCCAAAAAAGCCAATGCGTGGCAGTTTATCGGTAAATTCCCTGAAGGGCTGGACACCTTGGTAGGAGAACGGGGCATCAAGCTCTCTGGTGGCCAACGTCAGCGAATTGCCATCGCCCGGGCCATCCTCAAAAATCCTTCTATCCTCATCCTTGATGAGGCCACCTCCTCCTTGGATGCTGAATCTGAAGCCTTGGTGCAAGAAGCTTTGGATGAGTTGATGAAAAATCGGACCACCATTGTCATTGCCCACCGGCTGGCGACCATCCGAAAAGTGGACCGCATCTATGTTATGAAAGATGGGGAAATCGTGGAAGAAGGAAGCCATGACGATCTGGCGGTGCAAAAAGGAGGATTTTACGCCAATTTGGTAAAGCTTCAGTTTGCCGAGTAA
- a CDS encoding M14 family zinc carboxypeptidase encodes MKKFTLLVALAGLFFSAFGQQPYTTLFETSDGTETPEYEAVIAYYQNLADDFEEVQLTSMGTTDSGKPLHLVIMDQKGNFDPESWQAEGRLVVFVNNGIHPGEPVGIDASMMYLRDILQGKENWDEDMVLALIPVYNIGGHLNRNSTTRVNQEGPKAHGFRGNARNYDLNRDFIKTDTKNSESFQEIFQWLQPHVFIDTHTSNGADYQHIMTLIETQHNMLGGAAGKYMHETLTPGLFSQMKERGSSLVPYVNVWGDVPENGWSQFKDSPRYSSGYASLFHTISYVPEAHMLKTYRQRVESMYKLFQSYTAIFERDQKEIVAAVKADREAAKSQETFDFNYQSVRENPATIDFLGYESGHKPSDISGEPRLFYDRNKPFEAEVDFYDTYSPSISIEKPTYYVIPQGWFKVVENLRRNHVHMKAVKADTTLDVTTYYITEFETLQKPYEGHYLHSDIQVREVPQQVSLRAGDWLVPMNQSSNGFIMEVLEPQGEDSYFAWNYFDTILQSKEGYSAYVFEDLAADYLAQNPGLREALEEEKAKNPDFADNGAAQLRWVYEHSPWKEKEYMRYPIFRIN; translated from the coding sequence ATGAAAAAATTTACCCTATTGGTGGCATTGGCAGGGCTTTTCTTTTCTGCCTTTGGCCAACAACCATACACCACCCTGTTCGAAACATCCGATGGAACGGAAACTCCTGAATATGAAGCAGTGATTGCCTATTACCAAAACTTGGCTGATGATTTTGAAGAAGTTCAGCTAACCTCCATGGGAACCACCGACAGTGGCAAACCCCTCCACTTGGTCATAATGGACCAAAAGGGAAACTTTGACCCGGAAAGTTGGCAGGCAGAAGGACGATTGGTGGTTTTTGTAAATAATGGCATCCACCCTGGAGAACCGGTGGGCATCGATGCCTCCATGATGTACCTCCGTGACATTTTGCAGGGGAAGGAAAATTGGGACGAAGACATGGTGCTGGCCCTAATCCCCGTTTACAATATTGGGGGGCACCTGAACAGGAATTCGACCACCCGGGTAAACCAAGAAGGGCCCAAAGCCCATGGTTTCCGTGGAAATGCCCGCAACTATGACCTGAACAGGGATTTTATCAAGACAGACACAAAAAATTCGGAGAGCTTTCAGGAAATCTTCCAATGGCTACAGCCACATGTCTTCATCGACACGCACACCAGTAATGGAGCGGATTACCAGCACATCATGACCCTCATCGAAACCCAGCACAATATGCTGGGCGGGGCCGCGGGCAAATACATGCATGAAACCTTGACCCCAGGACTCTTCAGCCAGATGAAAGAGCGTGGATCGTCCTTGGTACCTTATGTAAATGTCTGGGGAGACGTACCGGAAAATGGCTGGTCGCAGTTTAAGGATTCGCCGCGTTACTCCAGTGGTTATGCTTCCCTATTCCATACCATTAGCTATGTGCCAGAAGCCCATATGCTGAAAACGTACCGACAGCGGGTAGAAAGCATGTACAAGCTTTTCCAATCGTACACCGCCATTTTTGAGCGGGACCAAAAAGAAATTGTCGCAGCAGTGAAGGCAGACCGTGAAGCGGCAAAAAGCCAGGAAACTTTCGACTTTAACTATCAATCCGTAAGGGAAAATCCGGCCACGATAGATTTCTTGGGCTACGAATCAGGCCACAAGCCAAGTGACATTTCTGGTGAGCCGCGGCTATTTTATGACCGCAACAAACCTTTTGAAGCAGAAGTGGATTTCTACGACACCTATTCACCATCGATTTCCATCGAAAAGCCCACTTACTATGTCATTCCCCAAGGCTGGTTCAAGGTAGTGGAAAACCTCCGGCGGAACCATGTCCACATGAAAGCCGTAAAGGCCGACACGACCCTCGACGTCACCACCTACTACATCACGGAATTTGAGACGCTGCAAAAGCCCTATGAAGGCCACTACCTCCATTCGGACATCCAAGTAAGAGAAGTTCCCCAGCAGGTATCCCTACGGGCGGGCGATTGGCTAGTCCCTATGAACCAATCTTCAAATGGCTTTATCATGGAAGTGCTGGAACCTCAAGGGGAAGACAGTTATTTTGCCTGGAATTACTTTGACACCATCCTTCAGTCCAAGGAAGGTTACTCTGCTTATGTTTTTGAGGATTTGGCAGCGGATTACCTTGCCCAAAACCCAGGATTGAGGGAAGCATTGGAGGAGGAAAAAGCCAAGAATCCTGACTTTGCCGATAACGGTGCTGCCCAACTTAGATGGGTCTATGAGCATTCCCCTTGGAAGGAAAAAGAATACATGCGTTATCCTATTTTCAGGATAAACTAA
- a CDS encoding DUF6787 family protein, whose amino-acid sequence MSKNSLLKRLQHKWQLKSIRQVLLVLLAFACTGFTVLLIKQPIFDFLGVDMSSGGFWKTVLYLLLVLPLYQVLLLAYGFVFGQFSFFWRKEKKFFQRIGALFIRR is encoded by the coding sequence ATGAGCAAAAACAGTCTCCTTAAAAGACTCCAACATAAATGGCAACTCAAAAGCATCCGGCAGGTACTGCTGGTGCTTTTGGCTTTTGCCTGTACGGGATTTACAGTGCTGTTAATCAAGCAGCCGATCTTTGATTTTCTGGGCGTGGACATGTCATCAGGAGGTTTTTGGAAAACCGTTCTTTACTTGCTACTGGTCTTGCCGCTCTACCAAGTTTTATTGCTGGCTTATGGCTTTGTTTTTGGCCAGTTTTCCTTTTTCTGGCGAAAAGAAAAGAAATTTTTCCAAAGAATAGGCGCGTTGTTCATCCGAAGGTAG
- a CDS encoding regulatory protein RecX, which yields MSFPRKDYSQEPQKKTLTPGQAKVKIAAFCAYQERSQQEVRDKLYGYGLYQDEVEELISIMITENFLNEERFAEAYVRGKFHLKKWGRLKIEQGLKQHQLSPNCIKLGMREIDAEAYWNTLVELTEKKWATTRESDDFKKKAKIHRFLISRGFEYDLVSNALQEVASKG from the coding sequence ATGTCCTTCCCAAGAAAAGATTATTCCCAAGAGCCTCAGAAAAAAACACTGACCCCTGGCCAAGCCAAGGTGAAGATTGCGGCATTTTGTGCATACCAGGAGCGAAGCCAGCAGGAAGTAAGGGATAAACTCTACGGCTATGGACTCTATCAAGATGAAGTAGAAGAGCTTATTTCAATCATGATTACGGAAAATTTCCTCAACGAAGAGCGATTTGCCGAGGCCTACGTCAGGGGCAAGTTTCACCTCAAAAAATGGGGCCGCCTGAAAATCGAGCAAGGACTAAAGCAGCACCAGCTTTCTCCCAACTGTATCAAATTGGGCATGCGGGAAATTGACGCGGAAGCATACTGGAACACTTTAGTGGAGTTGACGGAAAAAAAGTGGGCGACCACCCGAGAAAGTGATGATTTTAAGAAAAAAGCCAAAATCCACCGCTTCCTGATCAGTAGAGGGTTTGAGTATGACTTGGTGAGCAATGCCCTGCAGGAAGTCGCCTCAAAGGGTTAA
- the prmA gene encoding 50S ribosomal protein L11 methyltransferase: MEYLEFKISCSQEFTEILMAELSEIGFDSFLETDDGVEAYVQEDLFDREAFDEVMGRYQEMAQISLTEGKMPKVNWNEEWEKHYDPISIGNEVYVRASFHAPKEDVNHEILINPKMSFGTGHHATTYLMLSHQLEVSHEGKSMVDIGSGTGILAIMAHKLGATHIEAFDIDNWCVENGNENFELNGMENVKMGHGTIREVSPKGPFDIVMANINKNVLLDEMEVYVSLMKPDAKLFLSGFYEHDIPDLQYRAESLGLHLKGQKVKDNWAAIVFEKD, encoded by the coding sequence ATGGAATACCTCGAGTTTAAAATTTCCTGTTCCCAAGAATTTACGGAAATTCTCATGGCCGAATTGAGCGAAATCGGTTTTGATTCATTTTTGGAAACGGATGATGGTGTAGAAGCTTATGTCCAAGAGGATTTATTTGACCGGGAAGCTTTCGATGAGGTGATGGGGCGATATCAAGAAATGGCCCAGATTTCCCTGACAGAAGGCAAAATGCCCAAGGTCAACTGGAATGAAGAGTGGGAAAAGCATTATGATCCCATTTCCATTGGCAATGAAGTATATGTCAGGGCATCCTTTCATGCTCCCAAGGAGGACGTCAACCATGAGATCCTGATCAATCCCAAGATGTCCTTTGGTACGGGCCACCATGCCACCACCTACCTGATGCTATCGCACCAGTTGGAGGTATCGCATGAAGGAAAAAGCATGGTGGATATCGGTTCTGGGACGGGCATTTTGGCCATCATGGCCCATAAACTGGGTGCCACACACATTGAGGCTTTTGACATAGACAATTGGTGTGTGGAAAACGGCAATGAAAATTTTGAACTCAACGGGATGGAAAATGTCAAAATGGGACATGGAACCATCCGGGAGGTCAGTCCCAAAGGCCCATTCGATATCGTCATGGCCAATATCAACAAAAATGTGCTTTTGGACGAAATGGAGGTGTATGTTTCCTTGATGAAACCGGACGCCAAACTTTTTCTCAGCGGCTTTTACGAACATGATATCCCTGATCTTCAATACCGGGCGGAGTCCCTTGGCCTTCACCTGAAAGGCCAAAAAGTGAAAGATAATTGGGCTGCGATTGTTTTTGAAAAGGACTAG
- the tnpA gene encoding IS200/IS605 family transposase, translating to MSSYRQLFYHLVFGTKLREPSIPDKYCLELYKYIWGIVKAKKCQLYQINGIENHIHLLVDINPQISLVDFIKDLKVSSSTWMRKHPKFPNWNGWSVGYGAFTLSVKEKDRIINYIKKQKEHHESTTFVDEYKKLLNEHGIPFEEKYLFE from the coding sequence ATGAGCAGCTATAGACAATTATTTTACCATTTGGTATTTGGCACAAAACTCAGAGAGCCAAGCATCCCTGACAAATATTGCTTGGAATTATACAAATACATTTGGGGAATTGTTAAAGCGAAAAAATGTCAATTGTACCAGATCAACGGCATAGAGAATCACATCCACCTGTTGGTAGATATTAATCCACAAATAAGCCTTGTTGATTTCATAAAAGACCTTAAAGTTTCGAGCAGCACTTGGATGAGAAAGCATCCCAAGTTTCCTAATTGGAATGGCTGGTCTGTTGGTTATGGAGCATTTACACTATCTGTTAAAGAAAAGGATAGAATAATCAATTACATCAAAAAACAGAAAGAGCACCATGAATCCACTACGTTTGTTGATGAGTACAAAAAGCTTCTCAACGAACATGGAATCCCTTTTGAGGAAAAGTATTTGTTTGAATAA
- the tpiA gene encoding triose-phosphate isomerase, whose protein sequence is MRKKIVAGNWKMNGTQEEGQKLTSEIVNMVKDERISDVTVVLNPPFVHASNVKKLIGGVDNIFLGGQNCSDKASGAYTGETSASILASFGATYVIIGHSERREYFAESNEQLTEKVKLALENGLTPIFCCGEPLEIREAGTHEAYVKDQLTESLFGLSEEDFAKIVIAYEPIWAIGTGKTASSDQAQEMHAAIRAHLASKYGEKIAEGTSILYGGSCKPDNAPEIFSKPDVDGGLIGGASLKSRDFVDIIKSF, encoded by the coding sequence ATGCGCAAGAAAATCGTCGCCGGTAACTGGAAAATGAACGGAACGCAGGAAGAAGGTCAAAAGCTGACTTCTGAGATTGTCAATATGGTCAAAGATGAAAGGATCAGTGATGTCACAGTGGTGTTGAACCCTCCTTTTGTCCATGCTTCCAATGTGAAAAAACTGATCGGTGGAGTGGATAACATCTTCCTTGGCGGACAAAACTGCTCTGATAAAGCATCCGGTGCTTACACAGGCGAAACTTCTGCCAGCATCTTGGCCTCTTTCGGAGCCACTTACGTGATCATTGGTCACAGTGAGCGTAGAGAGTATTTTGCAGAATCCAATGAGCAGCTTACCGAAAAAGTGAAATTGGCCTTGGAAAATGGGCTTACCCCGATCTTCTGCTGTGGAGAGCCCCTTGAAATCAGGGAAGCAGGTACGCATGAGGCATATGTAAAGGATCAATTAACAGAAAGTCTGTTTGGTCTGAGCGAGGAAGATTTTGCCAAAATTGTGATTGCCTATGAGCCTATTTGGGCAATCGGTACCGGCAAAACAGCCTCTTCTGACCAAGCACAGGAAATGCATGCTGCCATCAGGGCACACTTGGCCAGCAAATACGGCGAGAAAATCGCTGAAGGAACCAGCATCCTTTACGGAGGAAGCTGCAAGCCAGATAATGCACCAGAGATTTTCTCCAAGCCAGATGTAGACGGCGGGCTGATCGGTGGTGCATCGCTAAAATCTCGGGACTTCGTGGACATCATCAAGTCCTTCTAA
- a CDS encoding trimeric intracellular cation channel family protein yields MDLQFIFELVGTYFFAVSGALAVHDREHDVFGAGFTGFITAIGGGTLRDVLLDSYPLVWIDDVRYLYAIFAGILTAILFFKIMSRLRRTLFLFDTLGIALFSVLGAEKALSLGVRPEIAAMMGMFSAVMGGVIRDMLCNATPILLKKEIYATACLSGAILVIVLQNLGVERNTNLILSFLLVVTIRLVAVRFKLSLPQLDWKK; encoded by the coding sequence ATGGATTTGCAATTTATTTTCGAATTGGTCGGCACGTATTTCTTTGCTGTTTCTGGTGCATTGGCGGTGCATGACCGGGAGCATGATGTGTTCGGGGCGGGCTTTACGGGTTTTATTACGGCCATCGGTGGCGGTACGTTACGTGATGTCCTGCTGGACAGTTACCCGTTGGTGTGGATCGATGATGTCCGTTACCTGTATGCTATTTTTGCTGGGATCCTCACGGCCATTTTGTTTTTTAAAATCATGTCCAGGCTTCGGAGGACCTTGTTTTTATTTGATACGTTGGGGATCGCCTTGTTTTCAGTGTTAGGGGCTGAAAAGGCCCTTAGCCTAGGGGTAAGACCTGAAATTGCCGCGATGATGGGGATGTTTTCGGCCGTCATGGGCGGGGTCATCAGGGATATGCTGTGCAATGCCACGCCTATTTTACTCAAAAAGGAAATTTATGCCACCGCTTGCCTCAGTGGGGCGATATTGGTGATTGTCCTTCAGAACTTGGGTGTAGAGCGTAATACCAATTTGATTCTTTCCTTTCTATTGGTGGTCACCATCCGATTGGTAGCGGTAAGGTTTAAGCTAAGCCTTCCACAGTTGGATTGGAAGAAATAA
- a CDS encoding class I SAM-dependent methyltransferase has product MNIAALNKLLGNIDIYLLDQILKGRFTKEMRILDAGCGEGRNLIYFLHEGFQVFGVDQNPTAIQMARTYAKTIDKAYDPLRLQVAPVEDMPFHQGAFQAVISSAVLHFARDTAHFNAMFGEMMRVLAPGGLLFLRMTTGFGGMEAASERIGEGTFQLLDGSTRFLLTDGLLREVMEKHTLSHVEPPKSVLVHALRAMGVLVMTKES; this is encoded by the coding sequence ATGAACATTGCCGCGCTGAACAAATTGCTGGGCAATATCGATATTTACCTGTTGGATCAGATTTTGAAAGGGAGGTTCACCAAGGAAATGCGCATCTTGGATGCCGGTTGTGGAGAAGGAAGGAACCTGATTTATTTTTTGCATGAAGGTTTCCAAGTTTTTGGCGTGGACCAAAACCCAACGGCCATCCAAATGGCCAGGACCTATGCCAAGACCATTGACAAGGCCTACGACCCACTGAGATTGCAGGTGGCTCCTGTGGAGGACATGCCTTTTCATCAGGGGGCTTTTCAGGCAGTGATCAGCTCTGCGGTGTTACATTTCGCTAGGGACACCGCCCATTTTAATGCTATGTTTGGAGAGATGATGCGGGTTTTGGCTCCTGGAGGGCTGTTGTTTTTGCGCATGACCACGGGATTTGGCGGAATGGAGGCGGCCAGTGAAAGGATTGGAGAAGGGACTTTTCAGTTGTTGGATGGCTCTACACGGTTTCTGCTCACGGATGGGTTATTGCGTGAGGTGATGGAGAAACATACCTTGAGTCATGTTGAACCACCTAAATCCGTGCTGGTTCATGCGCTTCGTGCCATGGGGGTCTTGGTTATGACCAAGGAAAGCTAA
- a CDS encoding patatin-like phospholipase family protein, with protein sequence MGKKTVSLVLSSGGARGLAHIGVIEALEEHGYSIQAIAGCSMGALIGGIYARGKLNAYKEWICNLDRIDVFSLMDFTISTRGFIKGNKVFQAVEALVGDELIENLPIPFACNAVNIFSGEEVTFSQGSLFQAIRASAAIPTVFKPYVIGQEEFVDGALLNPIPVNMAKDFDSDLLIASDVNAPIACLVRAHQAQKDGRPLITVPQWVTEYRAKMARFFPQERKEKPKSPSFLDLMNLSFEMMQDRLSDYILQAHTVDAVVQMSRKQCGTFEFYRAKEIIEVGKDLTHATLKQLDL encoded by the coding sequence ATGGGCAAAAAAACAGTTTCACTCGTGCTTTCAAGTGGTGGTGCCCGAGGATTGGCACATATTGGGGTGATTGAAGCATTGGAGGAGCATGGCTACTCCATCCAGGCCATTGCAGGATGTTCTATGGGGGCACTGATCGGAGGCATCTATGCCCGTGGGAAATTGAATGCCTACAAAGAATGGATCTGTAACTTGGATCGTATCGATGTATTTTCGCTGATGGACTTTACCATTTCCACTCGTGGTTTTATCAAGGGAAATAAAGTCTTCCAAGCGGTAGAAGCACTCGTAGGCGATGAGCTGATCGAAAACCTACCCATCCCGTTTGCTTGTAATGCGGTCAACATTTTCTCTGGTGAGGAAGTTACCTTCAGCCAAGGGAGTTTGTTTCAGGCAATTCGGGCCTCCGCAGCAATACCGACGGTTTTTAAGCCCTATGTGATCGGTCAAGAGGAGTTTGTGGACGGTGCCTTGCTGAATCCTATTCCCGTGAATATGGCTAAGGATTTTGACAGTGATCTGTTGATTGCCTCTGATGTCAATGCCCCCATTGCTTGCCTTGTCCGAGCACATCAGGCCCAAAAAGACGGGAGGCCACTCATTACGGTTCCGCAGTGGGTCACCGAATATCGCGCAAAAATGGCCAGGTTCTTTCCCCAAGAGCGAAAGGAAAAGCCCAAAAGCCCCAGCTTCCTGGATCTCATGAACCTTTCCTTTGAGATGATGCAGGACCGGCTTTCGGACTATATCCTTCAGGCACATACCGTGGATGCTGTGGTGCAGATGTCCCGAAAGCAATGCGGTACCTTTGAGTTTTACCGGGCCAAAGAAATCATCGAAGTGGGCAAAGACCTTACCCACGCCACATTAAAACAACTTGACCTATGA
- a CDS encoding dipeptidase, producing MASKDYIQQNKDKFIEELLELLRIPSVSADPKFKEDVLKAASYVKESLAQAGADKVEICPTPGYPVVYGEKIIDTALPTVLVYGHYDVQPADPYELWDSAPFEPVIKKTELHPEGAIFARGSADDKGQFYMHVKAFEAMMAEGELTCNVKFMIEGEEEVGSDNLANFIKENKEKLKSDVVLISDTSMLSLETPSVTVGLRGLAYMQVEVTGPNRDLHSGTYGGAVANPINILCKIISQLQDEDRKITVPGFYDKVEELSAEYRKKLNEAPFDLQDYKRKLDIKEVEGEAGFTTLERTGIRPTLDVNGIWGGYIGEGAKTVLPSKAYAKISMRLVPHQDHHEISELFQKHFESLAPDSVKVKVTPHHGGKPAVVPTSSVGYKAAEAAVQEVFGKKAIPTREGGSVPITSLFQEELKLDPILLGFGLDTDAIHSPNEHYGIKNYLLGIETIAAFFKNFRKLSEK from the coding sequence ATGGCATCAAAAGATTATATCCAACAGAACAAGGATAAATTCATCGAAGAACTTTTGGAATTGCTACGCATTCCTTCGGTAAGTGCGGACCCAAAATTCAAGGAGGATGTGCTAAAAGCAGCATCATACGTGAAAGAAAGCCTTGCGCAAGCGGGTGCCGATAAAGTGGAAATCTGCCCTACGCCCGGTTATCCTGTGGTGTATGGCGAGAAGATCATCGACACGGCGTTGCCAACGGTGCTGGTGTATGGCCACTATGATGTGCAGCCAGCCGATCCCTATGAGCTGTGGGATTCGGCACCCTTTGAACCTGTGATCAAAAAGACTGAGCTTCATCCAGAAGGAGCGATCTTTGCGCGTGGCTCTGCTGATGACAAGGGCCAGTTTTATATGCATGTGAAGGCCTTTGAAGCCATGATGGCCGAGGGAGAGCTGACCTGCAACGTGAAGTTCATGATCGAAGGAGAAGAGGAAGTTGGCTCCGATAATTTGGCGAATTTCATCAAGGAAAATAAAGAAAAACTAAAATCGGACGTGGTGCTGATCTCAGACACCAGCATGCTGTCACTGGAAACACCTTCCGTGACGGTTGGTCTTCGGGGACTGGCGTACATGCAGGTGGAAGTGACCGGACCAAACCGTGACCTGCACAGTGGCACCTATGGAGGAGCAGTGGCCAACCCCATCAATATCCTCTGCAAGATAATTTCCCAGCTGCAGGATGAAGACAGGAAAATTACCGTTCCCGGCTTTTATGACAAGGTGGAGGAGCTTTCAGCGGAGTACCGTAAAAAGCTAAATGAAGCACCTTTTGACTTGCAGGATTATAAGCGGAAGCTCGATATCAAAGAAGTAGAAGGAGAGGCTGGGTTTACCACGCTGGAGCGAACAGGCATCCGGCCAACCTTGGATGTCAATGGTATCTGGGGAGGATATATCGGCGAGGGTGCTAAAACCGTCCTTCCATCAAAAGCCTATGCTAAAATCTCCATGCGACTAGTGCCACACCAAGATCATCATGAAATTTCGGAGCTCTTCCAGAAGCACTTTGAGTCACTGGCACCGGATTCGGTGAAGGTAAAGGTGACGCCTCACCATGGTGGCAAACCGGCAGTAGTGCCTACTTCATCGGTAGGGTACAAAGCTGCTGAAGCGGCTGTGCAGGAAGTTTTTGGCAAAAAAGCCATTCCTACCCGAGAAGGGGGATCGGTACCGATTACTTCCCTTTTCCAGGAAGAACTTAAACTTGATCCAATTCTTTTGGGCTTTGGGCTGGATACAGATGCAATCCACTCGCCCAATGAGCATTATGGTATCAAAAACTACCTGTTGGGGATCGAGACGATAGCAGCTTTCTTTAAAAACTTTAGAAAACTGTCCGAAAAATAG
- a CDS encoding peptidoglycan DD-metalloendopeptidase family protein gives MQKLLNSLEISDIYPLVGVKLTAENSMLLDFTAKNEDLATLDISSTPLFDAYVFGQLDAAKKSFGIGGYLEPRAIYHRSEVFGKDHEERRSIHLGVDIWAKAGQPIFAPLAGRVHSFQNNKGYGNYGPTIILEHTYEDVTFFSLYGHLAKADLEGLQLGQQVQAGEEFAHIGPFPENGDWPPHLHFQLMLDLGDHWGDYPGVCAPKDLDYYRNNCPDPSWLLGMENAFH, from the coding sequence ATGCAAAAACTACTTAATTCCTTAGAAATCAGTGATATTTATCCTTTGGTAGGGGTCAAATTAACTGCTGAAAACAGCATGTTGTTGGATTTTACTGCAAAAAACGAAGATTTGGCCACCCTGGATATTTCAAGTACTCCCTTATTTGATGCGTATGTTTTTGGGCAATTGGACGCCGCAAAAAAATCCTTCGGCATTGGCGGATACCTCGAGCCCAGGGCCATTTACCATCGAAGTGAGGTGTTTGGGAAGGATCATGAAGAAAGGCGCTCCATACACTTGGGAGTGGACATCTGGGCAAAAGCAGGACAGCCTATCTTTGCCCCATTGGCAGGGCGTGTCCATAGTTTCCAAAACAACAAAGGGTACGGGAATTATGGCCCGACCATTATTTTGGAGCACACCTACGAGGATGTGACCTTTTTCTCCCTGTATGGCCATTTGGCAAAGGCGGATTTGGAGGGCTTGCAGCTGGGGCAGCAGGTCCAGGCGGGAGAGGAATTTGCGCACATCGGCCCATTTCCTGAAAATGGGGATTGGCCGCCTCACTTGCATTTTCAACTGATGTTGGATTTAGGAGATCACTGGGGGGATTATCCCGGGGTTTGCGCACCAAAAGACTTAGATTATTACCGTAACAACTGCCCAGATCCATCATGGCTGCTGGGGATGGAAAATGCCTTCCATTGA